A region from the Lutra lutra chromosome 1, mLutLut1.2, whole genome shotgun sequence genome encodes:
- the ISYNA1 gene encoding inositol-3-phosphate synthase 1 isoform X1, producing the protein MSAGMAVLVPCSRFARMAHSTQENTSATKQEVDAEGRVWGMALGAHGLLQVCPPPTCMMKSPAFGCCSPSPARNQGQDPNTYYTVFPVPSLEGWPWSPDCCSPHPTWPPSHLPLNPLPPGFCMGSSSCVLIKDVSQDPFQQPPLPGSLPCQTQLPSCLWLGVPQSTSGSPTLESLEVEAWSPQPPRPGPDHVSCECSQLSTFWVCSSGGNFPARGGCLFWKVPGGAAPARPPGSHAPLSLGATGAQCCASLAPPQLTSLVLPPPPFPSSPHRTLAPPAWLRQALLLQLSAMEATADFVVESPDVVYGPDTIEAQYEYRTACVSREGNVLKVYPTSTRFTFRTARQVPRLGVMLVGWGGNNGSTLTAAVLANRLRLSWPTRTGRKEANYYGSLTQAGTVSLGLDAEGQEVFVPFSSLLPMVAPDDLVFDGWDISSLNLAEAMRRAQVLDWGLQEQLWPHLEALRPRPSVYIPEFIAANQSVRADNLILGTRAQQLEQIRRDIRDFRSSAGLDKVIVLWTANTERFCEVVPGLNDTAENLLRTIQLGLEVSPSTLFAVASILEGCAFLNGSPQNTLVPGALELARQRRVFVGGDDFKSGQTKVKSVLVDFLIGSGLKTMSIVSYNHLGNNDGQNLSAPPQFRSKEVSKSSVVDDMVQSNPVLYGPGEEPDHCVVIKYVPYVGDSKRALDEYTSELMLGGTNTLVLHNTCEDSLLAAPIMLDLVLLTELCQRVSFCTDADPEPQGFHSVLSLLSFLFKAPLVPPGSPVVNALFRQRSCIENILRACVGLPPQNHMLLEHKMERPGLKRVGPVVATCPVPCKRGAAPTAPNGCTGDANGLSQADTPQMPTT; encoded by the exons ATGTCAGCAGGGATGGCTGTCCTTGTCCCATGCTCCAG GTTTGCTCGAATGGCTCACAGCACTCAGGAGAACACTTCAGCCACCAAACAGGAGGTAGATGCTGAAGGCAGGGTGTGGGGAATGGCACTGGGCGCCCATGGCCTTCTCCAGGTGTGCCCCCCTCCCACATGTATGATGAAATCACCAGCCTTTGGCTGTTGCTCTCCATCTCCAGCCAGAAACCAGGGACAAGACCCAAATACTTACTACACAGTATTCCCTGTCCCCAGCCTTGAGGGTTGGCCCTGGTCCCCAGACTGCTGCTCTCCCCATCCCACCTGGCCACCTTCTCACCTGCCCCTGAACCCACTCCCCCCAGGCTTTTGCATGGGCAGTTCCTCATGTGTCTTGATAAAAGATGTGTCTCAAGACCCCTTCCAGCAACCACCTCTCCCAGGCAGCCTGCCCTGCCAGACCCAGCTTCCAAGTTGCCTCTGGCTTGGGGTGCCCCAGTCTACTTCCGGCTCCCCCACACTGGAGTCCCTTGAGGTTGAAGCTTGGAGCCCCCAACCCCCAAGGCCAGGCCCTGACCATGTTTCCTGCGAGTGTTCCCAACTATCCACCTTTTGGGTCTGCTCCAGTGGTGGAAACTTTCCAGCCAGAGGAGGCTGCTTGTTTTGGAAAGTTCCTGGGGGAgccgcccccgcccgccctccGGGTTCCCACGCTCCCTTATCACTGGGTGCTACGGGGGCGCAGTGCTGTGCGAGCCTCGCTCCTCCCCAGCTGACCTCCTTggtcctgccccctccccccttcccctcctctcctcaccGAACACTGGCCCCTCCAGCCTGGCTCCGCCAAGCCCTCCTGCTACAG CTCTCCGCGATGGAGGCCACAGCCGATTTCGTGGTCGAGAGCCCCGACGTGGTCTACGGCCCCGATACCATCGAGGCTCAGTACGAGTACCGGACAGCGTGCGTCAGCCGCGAGGGCAACGTCCTCAAG GTATACCCCACGTCCACGCGCTTCACCTTTCGGACCGCCCGGCAGGTGCCCCGGCTTGGGGTCATGCTCGTCGGCTGGGGCGGGAACAACGGCTCCACGCTCACCGCCGCGGTCCTGGCCAACCGACTGCGCCTCTCCTGGCCCACGCGCACTGGCCGCAAG GAGGCCAACTACTACGGCTCGCTGACGCAGGCGGGTACCGTTAGCCTGGGCTTGGACGCCGAGGGCCAGGAGGTGTTCGTGCCCTTCAGCTCACTGCTGCCCATGGTGGCGCCCGACGACCTCGTGTTCGACG gctggGACATATCGTCGCTGAACTTGGCTGAAGCAATGCGGCGCGCGCAGGTACTGGATTGGGGGCTGCAGGAGCAACTGTGGCCGCACTTGGAGGCCCTGCGCCCGCGGCCCTCTGTCTACATCCCTGAGTTCATCGCAGCTAACCAGAGTGTGCGTGCTGACAACCTCATACTGGGCACGCGCGCACAGCAG ctggaGCAGATCCGTAGGGACATCCGTGACTTCCGGTCCAGCGCTGGGCTAGACAAGGTCATCGTGCTGTGGACAGCGAACACTGAGCGCTTCTGCGAAGTGGTCCCAGGCCTCAATGACACCGCTGAGAACCTGCTGCGGACCATCCAG CTGGGCCTAGAGGTGTCGCCCTCCACTCTCTTCGCTGTGGCCAGCATCTTGGAGGGCTGCGCCTTCCTCAATGGGTCCCCACAGAACACACTGGTGCCCGGGGCGCTTGAGCTCGCCCGGCAACGACGTGTCTTCGTGGGTGGTGACGACTTCAAGTCAGGCCAGACCAAGGTCAAGTCCGTGCTCGTGGACTTCCTTATCGGCTCTGGCCTCAAG ACCATGTCCATCGTGAGCTACAACCACCTGGGCAACAATGACGGGCAGAACCTGTCGGCACCGCCACAGTTCCGCTCCAAGGAGGTGTCCAAGAGCAGCGTGGTGGACGACATGGTGCAGAGCAACCCGGTGCTCTACGGGCCCGGCGAGGAGCCTGACCACTGC GTGGTCATCAAGTATGTGCCATACGTGGGCGACAGCAAGCGCGCGCTGGACGAGTACACCTCGGAGCTGATGCTGGGTGGCACCAACACGCTGGTGCTGCACAACACGTGCGAG GACTCCCTCCTGGCTGCGCCCATCATGCTTGACCTGGTGCTGCTGACCGAGCTGTGCCAGCGTGTGAGCTTCTGCACGGACGCCGACCCGGAGCCGCAGGGCTTCCACTCAGTGCTGTCGCTGCTCAGCTTCCTGTTCAAGGCGCCGCTGGTGCCCCCCGGCAGCCCGGTGGTGAATGCGCTCTTCCGCCAGCGCAGCTGCATCGAGAATATCCTCAG ggcctgtgtggggctcccgCCGCAGAACCACATGCTTCTGGAGCACAAGATGGAGCGCCCCGGGCTCAAGCGAGTGGGGCCTGTGGTAGCCACCTGCCCTGTGCCTTGCAAGAGAGGAGCGGCGCCTACTGCCCCCAATGGCTGTACGGGTGATGCCAATGGGCTCTCGCAGGCTGACACACCCCAGATGCCCACCACTTAA
- the ISYNA1 gene encoding inositol-3-phosphate synthase 1 isoform X3 — translation MSAGMAVLVPCSRFARMAHSTQENTSATKQEVDAEGRVWGMALGAHGLLQGTLAPPAWLRQALLLQLSAMEATADFVVESPDVVYGPDTIEAQYEYRTACVSREGNVLKVYPTSTRFTFRTARQVPRLGVMLVGWGGNNGSTLTAAVLANRLRLSWPTRTGRKEANYYGSLTQAGTVSLGLDAEGQEVFVPFSSLLPMVAPDDLVFDGWDISSLNLAEAMRRAQVLDWGLQEQLWPHLEALRPRPSVYIPEFIAANQSVRADNLILGTRAQQLEQIRRDIRDFRSSAGLDKVIVLWTANTERFCEVVPGLNDTAENLLRTIQLGLEVSPSTLFAVASILEGCAFLNGSPQNTLVPGALELARQRRVFVGGDDFKSGQTKVKSVLVDFLIGSGLKTMSIVSYNHLGNNDGQNLSAPPQFRSKEVSKSSVVDDMVQSNPVLYGPGEEPDHCVVIKYVPYVGDSKRALDEYTSELMLGGTNTLVLHNTCEDSLLAAPIMLDLVLLTELCQRVSFCTDADPEPQGFHSVLSLLSFLFKAPLVPPGSPVVNALFRQRSCIENILRACVGLPPQNHMLLEHKMERPGLKRVGPVVATCPVPCKRGAAPTAPNGCTGDANGLSQADTPQMPTT, via the exons ATGTCAGCAGGGATGGCTGTCCTTGTCCCATGCTCCAG GTTTGCTCGAATGGCTCACAGCACTCAGGAGAACACTTCAGCCACCAAACAGGAGGTAGATGCTGAAGGCAGGGTGTGGGGAATGGCACTGGGCGCCCATGGCCTTCTCCAGG GAACACTGGCCCCTCCAGCCTGGCTCCGCCAAGCCCTCCTGCTACAG CTCTCCGCGATGGAGGCCACAGCCGATTTCGTGGTCGAGAGCCCCGACGTGGTCTACGGCCCCGATACCATCGAGGCTCAGTACGAGTACCGGACAGCGTGCGTCAGCCGCGAGGGCAACGTCCTCAAG GTATACCCCACGTCCACGCGCTTCACCTTTCGGACCGCCCGGCAGGTGCCCCGGCTTGGGGTCATGCTCGTCGGCTGGGGCGGGAACAACGGCTCCACGCTCACCGCCGCGGTCCTGGCCAACCGACTGCGCCTCTCCTGGCCCACGCGCACTGGCCGCAAG GAGGCCAACTACTACGGCTCGCTGACGCAGGCGGGTACCGTTAGCCTGGGCTTGGACGCCGAGGGCCAGGAGGTGTTCGTGCCCTTCAGCTCACTGCTGCCCATGGTGGCGCCCGACGACCTCGTGTTCGACG gctggGACATATCGTCGCTGAACTTGGCTGAAGCAATGCGGCGCGCGCAGGTACTGGATTGGGGGCTGCAGGAGCAACTGTGGCCGCACTTGGAGGCCCTGCGCCCGCGGCCCTCTGTCTACATCCCTGAGTTCATCGCAGCTAACCAGAGTGTGCGTGCTGACAACCTCATACTGGGCACGCGCGCACAGCAG ctggaGCAGATCCGTAGGGACATCCGTGACTTCCGGTCCAGCGCTGGGCTAGACAAGGTCATCGTGCTGTGGACAGCGAACACTGAGCGCTTCTGCGAAGTGGTCCCAGGCCTCAATGACACCGCTGAGAACCTGCTGCGGACCATCCAG CTGGGCCTAGAGGTGTCGCCCTCCACTCTCTTCGCTGTGGCCAGCATCTTGGAGGGCTGCGCCTTCCTCAATGGGTCCCCACAGAACACACTGGTGCCCGGGGCGCTTGAGCTCGCCCGGCAACGACGTGTCTTCGTGGGTGGTGACGACTTCAAGTCAGGCCAGACCAAGGTCAAGTCCGTGCTCGTGGACTTCCTTATCGGCTCTGGCCTCAAG ACCATGTCCATCGTGAGCTACAACCACCTGGGCAACAATGACGGGCAGAACCTGTCGGCACCGCCACAGTTCCGCTCCAAGGAGGTGTCCAAGAGCAGCGTGGTGGACGACATGGTGCAGAGCAACCCGGTGCTCTACGGGCCCGGCGAGGAGCCTGACCACTGC GTGGTCATCAAGTATGTGCCATACGTGGGCGACAGCAAGCGCGCGCTGGACGAGTACACCTCGGAGCTGATGCTGGGTGGCACCAACACGCTGGTGCTGCACAACACGTGCGAG GACTCCCTCCTGGCTGCGCCCATCATGCTTGACCTGGTGCTGCTGACCGAGCTGTGCCAGCGTGTGAGCTTCTGCACGGACGCCGACCCGGAGCCGCAGGGCTTCCACTCAGTGCTGTCGCTGCTCAGCTTCCTGTTCAAGGCGCCGCTGGTGCCCCCCGGCAGCCCGGTGGTGAATGCGCTCTTCCGCCAGCGCAGCTGCATCGAGAATATCCTCAG ggcctgtgtggggctcccgCCGCAGAACCACATGCTTCTGGAGCACAAGATGGAGCGCCCCGGGCTCAAGCGAGTGGGGCCTGTGGTAGCCACCTGCCCTGTGCCTTGCAAGAGAGGAGCGGCGCCTACTGCCCCCAATGGCTGTACGGGTGATGCCAATGGGCTCTCGCAGGCTGACACACCCCAGATGCCCACCACTTAA
- the ISYNA1 gene encoding inositol-3-phosphate synthase 1 isoform X5, giving the protein MVAPDDLVFDGWDISSLNLAEAMRRAQVLDWGLQEQLWPHLEALRPRPSVYIPEFIAANQSVRADNLILGTRAQQLEQIRRDIRDFRSSAGLDKVIVLWTANTERFCEVVPGLNDTAENLLRTIQLGLEVSPSTLFAVASILEGCAFLNGSPQNTLVPGALELARQRRVFVGGDDFKSGQTKVKSVLVDFLIGSGLKTMSIVSYNHLGNNDGQNLSAPPQFRSKEVSKSSVVDDMVQSNPVLYGPGEEPDHCVVIKYVPYVGDSKRALDEYTSELMLGGTNTLVLHNTCEDSLLAAPIMLDLVLLTELCQRVSFCTDADPEPQGFHSVLSLLSFLFKAPLVPPGSPVVNALFRQRSCIENILRACVGLPPQNHMLLEHKMERPGLKRVGPVVATCPVPCKRGAAPTAPNGCTGDANGLSQADTPQMPTT; this is encoded by the exons ATGGTGGCGCCCGACGACCTCGTGTTCGACG gctggGACATATCGTCGCTGAACTTGGCTGAAGCAATGCGGCGCGCGCAGGTACTGGATTGGGGGCTGCAGGAGCAACTGTGGCCGCACTTGGAGGCCCTGCGCCCGCGGCCCTCTGTCTACATCCCTGAGTTCATCGCAGCTAACCAGAGTGTGCGTGCTGACAACCTCATACTGGGCACGCGCGCACAGCAG ctggaGCAGATCCGTAGGGACATCCGTGACTTCCGGTCCAGCGCTGGGCTAGACAAGGTCATCGTGCTGTGGACAGCGAACACTGAGCGCTTCTGCGAAGTGGTCCCAGGCCTCAATGACACCGCTGAGAACCTGCTGCGGACCATCCAG CTGGGCCTAGAGGTGTCGCCCTCCACTCTCTTCGCTGTGGCCAGCATCTTGGAGGGCTGCGCCTTCCTCAATGGGTCCCCACAGAACACACTGGTGCCCGGGGCGCTTGAGCTCGCCCGGCAACGACGTGTCTTCGTGGGTGGTGACGACTTCAAGTCAGGCCAGACCAAGGTCAAGTCCGTGCTCGTGGACTTCCTTATCGGCTCTGGCCTCAAG ACCATGTCCATCGTGAGCTACAACCACCTGGGCAACAATGACGGGCAGAACCTGTCGGCACCGCCACAGTTCCGCTCCAAGGAGGTGTCCAAGAGCAGCGTGGTGGACGACATGGTGCAGAGCAACCCGGTGCTCTACGGGCCCGGCGAGGAGCCTGACCACTGC GTGGTCATCAAGTATGTGCCATACGTGGGCGACAGCAAGCGCGCGCTGGACGAGTACACCTCGGAGCTGATGCTGGGTGGCACCAACACGCTGGTGCTGCACAACACGTGCGAG GACTCCCTCCTGGCTGCGCCCATCATGCTTGACCTGGTGCTGCTGACCGAGCTGTGCCAGCGTGTGAGCTTCTGCACGGACGCCGACCCGGAGCCGCAGGGCTTCCACTCAGTGCTGTCGCTGCTCAGCTTCCTGTTCAAGGCGCCGCTGGTGCCCCCCGGCAGCCCGGTGGTGAATGCGCTCTTCCGCCAGCGCAGCTGCATCGAGAATATCCTCAG ggcctgtgtggggctcccgCCGCAGAACCACATGCTTCTGGAGCACAAGATGGAGCGCCCCGGGCTCAAGCGAGTGGGGCCTGTGGTAGCCACCTGCCCTGTGCCTTGCAAGAGAGGAGCGGCGCCTACTGCCCCCAATGGCTGTACGGGTGATGCCAATGGGCTCTCGCAGGCTGACACACCCCAGATGCCCACCACTTAA
- the ISYNA1 gene encoding inositol-3-phosphate synthase 1 isoform X2 — translation MGPGECPSLGGNDLWMGKRAVMALFYCFFPPGWLPGAAPVPMMGMGMPRPSGIPQAQNVSRDGCPCPMLQLSAMEATADFVVESPDVVYGPDTIEAQYEYRTACVSREGNVLKVYPTSTRFTFRTARQVPRLGVMLVGWGGNNGSTLTAAVLANRLRLSWPTRTGRKEANYYGSLTQAGTVSLGLDAEGQEVFVPFSSLLPMVAPDDLVFDGWDISSLNLAEAMRRAQVLDWGLQEQLWPHLEALRPRPSVYIPEFIAANQSVRADNLILGTRAQQLEQIRRDIRDFRSSAGLDKVIVLWTANTERFCEVVPGLNDTAENLLRTIQLGLEVSPSTLFAVASILEGCAFLNGSPQNTLVPGALELARQRRVFVGGDDFKSGQTKVKSVLVDFLIGSGLKTMSIVSYNHLGNNDGQNLSAPPQFRSKEVSKSSVVDDMVQSNPVLYGPGEEPDHCVVIKYVPYVGDSKRALDEYTSELMLGGTNTLVLHNTCEDSLLAAPIMLDLVLLTELCQRVSFCTDADPEPQGFHSVLSLLSFLFKAPLVPPGSPVVNALFRQRSCIENILRACVGLPPQNHMLLEHKMERPGLKRVGPVVATCPVPCKRGAAPTAPNGCTGDANGLSQADTPQMPTT, via the exons ATGGGGCCAGGGGAGTGCCCTTCCTTGGGGGGAAATGACCTGTGGATGGGGAAAAGGGCAGTGATGGCGctgttttattgtttcttccCACCAGGCTGGCTCCCAGGGGCTGCCCCTGTGCCCATGATGGGGATGGGGATGCCAAGGCCCAGTGGGATCCCCCAGGCCCAGAATGTCAGCAGGGATGGCTGTCCTTGTCCCATGCTCCAG CTCTCCGCGATGGAGGCCACAGCCGATTTCGTGGTCGAGAGCCCCGACGTGGTCTACGGCCCCGATACCATCGAGGCTCAGTACGAGTACCGGACAGCGTGCGTCAGCCGCGAGGGCAACGTCCTCAAG GTATACCCCACGTCCACGCGCTTCACCTTTCGGACCGCCCGGCAGGTGCCCCGGCTTGGGGTCATGCTCGTCGGCTGGGGCGGGAACAACGGCTCCACGCTCACCGCCGCGGTCCTGGCCAACCGACTGCGCCTCTCCTGGCCCACGCGCACTGGCCGCAAG GAGGCCAACTACTACGGCTCGCTGACGCAGGCGGGTACCGTTAGCCTGGGCTTGGACGCCGAGGGCCAGGAGGTGTTCGTGCCCTTCAGCTCACTGCTGCCCATGGTGGCGCCCGACGACCTCGTGTTCGACG gctggGACATATCGTCGCTGAACTTGGCTGAAGCAATGCGGCGCGCGCAGGTACTGGATTGGGGGCTGCAGGAGCAACTGTGGCCGCACTTGGAGGCCCTGCGCCCGCGGCCCTCTGTCTACATCCCTGAGTTCATCGCAGCTAACCAGAGTGTGCGTGCTGACAACCTCATACTGGGCACGCGCGCACAGCAG ctggaGCAGATCCGTAGGGACATCCGTGACTTCCGGTCCAGCGCTGGGCTAGACAAGGTCATCGTGCTGTGGACAGCGAACACTGAGCGCTTCTGCGAAGTGGTCCCAGGCCTCAATGACACCGCTGAGAACCTGCTGCGGACCATCCAG CTGGGCCTAGAGGTGTCGCCCTCCACTCTCTTCGCTGTGGCCAGCATCTTGGAGGGCTGCGCCTTCCTCAATGGGTCCCCACAGAACACACTGGTGCCCGGGGCGCTTGAGCTCGCCCGGCAACGACGTGTCTTCGTGGGTGGTGACGACTTCAAGTCAGGCCAGACCAAGGTCAAGTCCGTGCTCGTGGACTTCCTTATCGGCTCTGGCCTCAAG ACCATGTCCATCGTGAGCTACAACCACCTGGGCAACAATGACGGGCAGAACCTGTCGGCACCGCCACAGTTCCGCTCCAAGGAGGTGTCCAAGAGCAGCGTGGTGGACGACATGGTGCAGAGCAACCCGGTGCTCTACGGGCCCGGCGAGGAGCCTGACCACTGC GTGGTCATCAAGTATGTGCCATACGTGGGCGACAGCAAGCGCGCGCTGGACGAGTACACCTCGGAGCTGATGCTGGGTGGCACCAACACGCTGGTGCTGCACAACACGTGCGAG GACTCCCTCCTGGCTGCGCCCATCATGCTTGACCTGGTGCTGCTGACCGAGCTGTGCCAGCGTGTGAGCTTCTGCACGGACGCCGACCCGGAGCCGCAGGGCTTCCACTCAGTGCTGTCGCTGCTCAGCTTCCTGTTCAAGGCGCCGCTGGTGCCCCCCGGCAGCCCGGTGGTGAATGCGCTCTTCCGCCAGCGCAGCTGCATCGAGAATATCCTCAG ggcctgtgtggggctcccgCCGCAGAACCACATGCTTCTGGAGCACAAGATGGAGCGCCCCGGGCTCAAGCGAGTGGGGCCTGTGGTAGCCACCTGCCCTGTGCCTTGCAAGAGAGGAGCGGCGCCTACTGCCCCCAATGGCTGTACGGGTGATGCCAATGGGCTCTCGCAGGCTGACACACCCCAGATGCCCACCACTTAA
- the ISYNA1 gene encoding inositol-3-phosphate synthase 1 isoform X4, producing MEATADFVVESPDVVYGPDTIEAQYEYRTACVSREGNVLKVYPTSTRFTFRTARQVPRLGVMLVGWGGNNGSTLTAAVLANRLRLSWPTRTGRKEANYYGSLTQAGTVSLGLDAEGQEVFVPFSSLLPMVAPDDLVFDGWDISSLNLAEAMRRAQVLDWGLQEQLWPHLEALRPRPSVYIPEFIAANQSVRADNLILGTRAQQLEQIRRDIRDFRSSAGLDKVIVLWTANTERFCEVVPGLNDTAENLLRTIQLGLEVSPSTLFAVASILEGCAFLNGSPQNTLVPGALELARQRRVFVGGDDFKSGQTKVKSVLVDFLIGSGLKTMSIVSYNHLGNNDGQNLSAPPQFRSKEVSKSSVVDDMVQSNPVLYGPGEEPDHCVVIKYVPYVGDSKRALDEYTSELMLGGTNTLVLHNTCEDSLLAAPIMLDLVLLTELCQRVSFCTDADPEPQGFHSVLSLLSFLFKAPLVPPGSPVVNALFRQRSCIENILRACVGLPPQNHMLLEHKMERPGLKRVGPVVATCPVPCKRGAAPTAPNGCTGDANGLSQADTPQMPTT from the exons ATGGAGGCCACAGCCGATTTCGTGGTCGAGAGCCCCGACGTGGTCTACGGCCCCGATACCATCGAGGCTCAGTACGAGTACCGGACAGCGTGCGTCAGCCGCGAGGGCAACGTCCTCAAG GTATACCCCACGTCCACGCGCTTCACCTTTCGGACCGCCCGGCAGGTGCCCCGGCTTGGGGTCATGCTCGTCGGCTGGGGCGGGAACAACGGCTCCACGCTCACCGCCGCGGTCCTGGCCAACCGACTGCGCCTCTCCTGGCCCACGCGCACTGGCCGCAAG GAGGCCAACTACTACGGCTCGCTGACGCAGGCGGGTACCGTTAGCCTGGGCTTGGACGCCGAGGGCCAGGAGGTGTTCGTGCCCTTCAGCTCACTGCTGCCCATGGTGGCGCCCGACGACCTCGTGTTCGACG gctggGACATATCGTCGCTGAACTTGGCTGAAGCAATGCGGCGCGCGCAGGTACTGGATTGGGGGCTGCAGGAGCAACTGTGGCCGCACTTGGAGGCCCTGCGCCCGCGGCCCTCTGTCTACATCCCTGAGTTCATCGCAGCTAACCAGAGTGTGCGTGCTGACAACCTCATACTGGGCACGCGCGCACAGCAG ctggaGCAGATCCGTAGGGACATCCGTGACTTCCGGTCCAGCGCTGGGCTAGACAAGGTCATCGTGCTGTGGACAGCGAACACTGAGCGCTTCTGCGAAGTGGTCCCAGGCCTCAATGACACCGCTGAGAACCTGCTGCGGACCATCCAG CTGGGCCTAGAGGTGTCGCCCTCCACTCTCTTCGCTGTGGCCAGCATCTTGGAGGGCTGCGCCTTCCTCAATGGGTCCCCACAGAACACACTGGTGCCCGGGGCGCTTGAGCTCGCCCGGCAACGACGTGTCTTCGTGGGTGGTGACGACTTCAAGTCAGGCCAGACCAAGGTCAAGTCCGTGCTCGTGGACTTCCTTATCGGCTCTGGCCTCAAG ACCATGTCCATCGTGAGCTACAACCACCTGGGCAACAATGACGGGCAGAACCTGTCGGCACCGCCACAGTTCCGCTCCAAGGAGGTGTCCAAGAGCAGCGTGGTGGACGACATGGTGCAGAGCAACCCGGTGCTCTACGGGCCCGGCGAGGAGCCTGACCACTGC GTGGTCATCAAGTATGTGCCATACGTGGGCGACAGCAAGCGCGCGCTGGACGAGTACACCTCGGAGCTGATGCTGGGTGGCACCAACACGCTGGTGCTGCACAACACGTGCGAG GACTCCCTCCTGGCTGCGCCCATCATGCTTGACCTGGTGCTGCTGACCGAGCTGTGCCAGCGTGTGAGCTTCTGCACGGACGCCGACCCGGAGCCGCAGGGCTTCCACTCAGTGCTGTCGCTGCTCAGCTTCCTGTTCAAGGCGCCGCTGGTGCCCCCCGGCAGCCCGGTGGTGAATGCGCTCTTCCGCCAGCGCAGCTGCATCGAGAATATCCTCAG ggcctgtgtggggctcccgCCGCAGAACCACATGCTTCTGGAGCACAAGATGGAGCGCCCCGGGCTCAAGCGAGTGGGGCCTGTGGTAGCCACCTGCCCTGTGCCTTGCAAGAGAGGAGCGGCGCCTACTGCCCCCAATGGCTGTACGGGTGATGCCAATGGGCTCTCGCAGGCTGACACACCCCAGATGCCCACCACTTAA